A single window of Ictalurus punctatus breed USDA103 chromosome 27, Coco_2.0, whole genome shotgun sequence DNA harbors:
- the rrad gene encoding GTP-binding protein RAD, protein MTLNKGDKLRNMDKRRGSTPFPMHLQTLHRRSMPVDDRELRSSMPPVLAGELTNLTRCTSYSPGEQHRDSCVSDSSDSVISSGSDSDGQIYKVVLLGEHGVGKSTLARIFGGVEDTHDYEDAGNTYDRSIIVDEEEANILLYDVWEQDNSQWLKDQCMRMGDAYIIVYSVTDKSSFEKASELRIQLRRARQSENIPIILVGNKTDLVRSREVSVDEGSACAVVFDCKFIETSASLHHNVRTLFEGIVRQIRLRRDSKEENARRMANCKRRESISKKAKRFLGRMVARKNKKMAFRQKSKSCHDLSVL, encoded by the exons ATGACTTTGAACAAAGGCGACAAGTTGCGGAACATGGACAAAAGGAGAGGGAGCACGCCGTTTCCCATGCACCTTCAGACTCTGCACCGCAGGAGCATGCCGGTGGACGACCGCGAGCTGCGCTCCTCCATGCCCCCGGTGCTGGCGGGCGAGCTGACCAACCTCACGCGCTGCACGTCCTACAGTCCCGGCGAGCAGCACCGTGACAGCTGCGTGTCCGATTCCTCCGACTCGGTCATCTCCTCCGGTAGTGACTCCGACGGACAGATCTACAAGGTCGTACTTTTGGGAGAGCACGGCGTGGGGAAGTCCACCCTCGCACGGATATTCGGCGGAGTGGAGGACACTCACGATTACGAGGACGCAG GAAATACATATGACAGATCTATCATTGTCGATGAAGAAGAAGCAAATATCTTATTATATGACGTCTGGGAACAG GACAACAGCCAATGGCTGAAGGATCAGTGTATGCGTATGGGTGATGCCTACATCATCGTCTATTCTGTGACAGACAAGTCAAGTTTTGAGAAGGCATCAGAACTCCGCATACAGCTCCGCCGGGCACGACAGTCAGAGAACATCCCCATCATCCTGGTGGGAAACAAGACTGACTTAGTACGCTCCAGAGAAGTGTCTGTAGATG AGGGCAGTGCATGTGCCGTCGTGTTTGACTGCAAGTTCATTGAGACCTCTGCATCACTACATCACAATGTCCGCACTCTGTTTGAGGGCATCGTGCGGCAGATCCGCCTGCGCAGGGACAGCAAGGAGGAGAACGCACGGCGCATGGCTAACTGCAAACGCCGTGAGAGCATCAGCAAGAAGGCCAAGCGCTTTCTGGGTCGCATGGTCGCACGCAAGAACAAGAAGATGGCCTTCAGGCAGAAGTCCAAATCCTGCCACGACCTTTCAGTGCTCTGA
- the ciao2b gene encoding cytosolic iron-sulfur assembly component 2B, whose amino-acid sequence MSGGTRLENANPLIFQRSGERLLTASEEDEDVADPIDDREIFDIIRSINDPEHPLSLEELNVVEQVRVKVNDQESIVSVEFTPTIPHCSMATLIGLSIKVKLLRSLPDRFKIDVHITPGTHASEDAVNKQLADKERVAAALENAHLLEVVNQCLSTRPA is encoded by the exons ATGTCTGGAGGAACACGACTAGAAAACGCAAATCCTTTAATTTTTCAGCGATCTGGAGAAAGACTCCTGACTGCGAGTGAAGAGGACGAAGATGTGGCTGATCCCATTGATGATAGAGAAATTTTCGATATC ATTAGGTCCATCAATGATCCTGAGCACCCACTGTCCCTGGAGGAGTTAAATGTTGTGGAGCAAGTGCGTGTGAAA GTGAATGATCAGGAGAGCATAGTCTCTGTGGAGTTCACACCAACCATCCCTCACTGTAGCATGGCTACTCTCATAGGGCTGTCTATCAAAGTCAAGCTACTGCGCTCACTGCCTGACAGGTTTAAG ATTGACGTCCACATCACGCCAGGAACACATGCTTCAGAAGATGCAG TTAATAAGCAGCTAGCAGATAAGGAGAGAGTCGCTGCAGCTTTGGAGAATGCTCATCTGTTGGAGGTTGTCAACCAATGCCTTTCCACAAGACCTGCATGA